In the genome of Afipia felis ATCC 53690, the window CTGCCGACACTGCTCGATCAGCAACAGATCGCCCGGATCGCGGCCGCAACCCGCGCCGCCCTGCTGGGCTATCTACGGCGCCAGATACCGAATTTCGACACCTGCACCGACCTCATGCTGGTCGATCTCGGCTATTCCGGCAGCGTGCAGAAATCGCTCAGGCGCATTTTCGATCATGAAGGCATCAACATCCGCCTGCACGGCACTTATCTGCTGAGCCTCGATGACAGCTATGACGATATCGATCCTGACGACACCGCGAGCGGGTTCATCTCGGATCTGACGGTTTCTCCGCACGTCAAGCGCATATTCTTGCGCAATGTCGCGCCGCTCGAACAGATCTGCTGTTCGGATGAAGGATCGGTCCGGGATTATCGCAAGTCGAAGGTTTATCGCGAGGCCGACCTCAGATCGCCAGAACAGCTTGCGCTGGTCCGGGACATTCAGGCGGGCGCCATAGCCTTCGTTAACGCCGCGCGCGAACACGCGCGGCATTACCGGCTGGAGCCTTTTTCCGACATCACGCCTTCAGCGAATTGGAGCGCCGCGATCCTGGGTCGGTTGCTGCTGTTGCCCAGCGACAGCGAACTGACCTTGCTGGGAAAGTTGCAGCACGACGTCAACCTCGGCACCACGACAATGGCGCCGATGCTGGATTCGAAAACACTGCTGCAACTCGAAACTGCACGCGGTCTGCCCATCGCCTGCACCGCACCCGCGCCTCCCATGTGGCTGGCCGGCAGCTTCAACGATATTACGCCCGCGATGGGCTACCTTTACGCGCTGTTCGGCGCCAATCGCCTGCCCGGCGATATCTTCGGCGACGTCAAATGCAGCAATATCGGAATCGGATTGTTCGGCAAGGACGGCTCGTCTGCCATGGAGCGGGTGGCTGTCTATCGCAACGGCATGGGCGATTTGCGTGTTCGAATCCCCCTGACCCGCGCGATGAACCTCGAGACCATCGCCATTCCCATCGCCCAGATTGCGAGGGAGGGAATCCTGCGCGGCATCTATGCTCAATACGGCAAGAGCGTGCAGCAGGCAGCGGCAAACGCACAACCGGAACAACTGTCCGCGGATCGGATGATCGCCGCCGGTCTCGATCTCTCAGGCAAATATTACCGCGCCGGGAATGAGGACGGTTGCCTGCTCGTCAAGCCGGGCCATCTGAAATCGGACGTAATGATTCTTACGGTCGGAATATCCCCGCTCGACGCAACCCGCTCGCCTCGCGTCGAAGGAAACGACGAATTCGAAGATGCTCTCAAGGCTGACTTGCTCGACCCTTCTCCGGACAACACCACCGCACAATAACGCACCCACCTGCCATTTCCGCCGCCCGGATTTCGTCCTTTGTCCGTAGAAGAACAAAGGGCGGCACATGATGATTCAACACAACAGCGAAGCCGTGACAGCTTCGCCATCCAGCATCGCAGACGCATTTCTCTCGAACAACCAAATCCGGATGTCGGCCCGGCATCGGGCGCTTCTCACATGGCTTATCACTCGGTTCGGAACGCCGCTGATCTGGGGGAAACAGCACAGCCTCCCGGCGGAGACCAAGCTTGTCGCCGTGCTCGAGCCTCCGAGCGGGCCAGCCGCCGACATCCTCTATCGCGCGCTTTCTCCCGATTGCGTTGTCTTTATTCCCTACAGCGAGAACCCCGCTTTCGATTTCCTCAAATCGAAGTTGAAAGATTTCGGCACCGTCGGTGCCTCTCCGTCGGACGGCCCGCATGAGCTATGGTGGGGCGGCCTCAAGTGGGGGCAGGCGCTGAAAACCGCGCCCAAGATCCAAAGCCCCGTCGTCGCCTCTTGTTATCCGCGAAATACCGACGCAGCCACCGTGGCAAGACTGAAGCGATCGCTAACCGCGCTTGGACTCGACATGGTGATCGAACCTGTCGAGACGAGGATACCGAACCAACTTCATAGTTCGGAAAAAGCCCGCTTCATTCAGAAAGTTCACGAAAAGTGCACTAGGCCGGTTCTGTGGGTGGACTTTGATTCTTCCTTCGAGGCCCTGCCCTCCCTGCTCGAAAAGGTCGAATGCGACTTTGCGGTTCACAAGTGGAATCACTGGGAAATGTCCCCGCGCATTCTTTGCTTCGGGCCTAGCGAAGCCGCAGGGCATTTGCTCCGCATCTGGCGCGAACTCTCGGTGGCCTATCCGGATGTCTGGGATGGTTATGTTCTCGACCAGGCGTGGAGCTTCGTCTCCTCACAAATTCCGTTGCGGACAGTGTGGCTGCCTCGCTCCTATCACGCGGTATCCGCCAGACACGATCCCAACAACCTGCCGATCGTCGTTCACAACATCGAGCCAACCATCCACGATCTCGGCGCAGACCAAGGCTTTCCGAAAGAATTGCGGGCCGCAAGACGCGCTTCGCGGATCGGCGCATCCGAGGCGCTAATCATCATGAGATCCGAGCAGACCATTCATGGGTCGATATCCGTCATTCTCGCGGGCATACGGTCCGCAAGCGCACAAGCGGTGGCGGAAACCGTCGATGCTGTCGTCGACGCATTCAAGAGCGATCCCGCCGGATTCAACCGGCTCGAGCTCTCGCTCTGCGCGTGGGCGCAGGATGTAAACGCCGCGACGGCAATCGCATCCGCGGCAAACCACCGGATTCTGCAAATTACACCGGACAGAAAACCCAGCATCGATTTATTCCGCCGTCTGGCCAATACTGGCATGGGGATCGTGAGCCTGCTTGTCTCCGAGGCACCCAGCATCGCACCCGCAACCCTTCACTGAGTTTCGTTGCATACCGCCAGCGCCGATAACCGAACAGGCCGAACACCATGCTCAAGCAGATTGTCCTTCTTACCGCCCAGCGCGGTCAACAACTGGCGATCACGCAACTTATGCAGGCACATAATCCGTCCTTATCGTTTCGTTACGCATTGACGGGGGACGACCTGCAAGCCATCGATCCGGCAGTTCTGGTCAATGCAAGATTGATCGCCTTCACATCCGGAACCATCGTACCGCGGCATATTCTCAACGCCCTTGGCCACGGCGCCTATAACTTCCACCCTGGGCCGCCCACCTATGCGGGCTGGGCGCCGGCGCATTTCGCACTCTATGACGGGGTTGAGCAGTTCGGTGCGACGGCGCATGAAATGGCGGCGCACGTCGATGCCGGCCCCATTGTCGGCGTCGAATCTTTTTCAATTCAGCAAAACATCGGCGTGCGCGAACTCGAACAGGTCGCCTTTATCCGCCTGGCATTTCTGTTCTGGCGCATGTCGAAGGAGCTCGCGACGCACGAAGCTCCCCTGCCGACGCTCCCGATCCACTGGAGCGGAACGAAAAGCACGCGGCAGATGTATATCGATATGTGCCGCCTTCCGGACGATATCTCGAAGGAAGAGATGGCGCGGCGAATTCGCGCGTTCAGCGACGATTTTCGGGGCATCTATCCCACGATCACCATGCATGGATTCGAGTTTCGATGCACACAAGCTGCAACTGTCGAGCGAAAGCCAGTTGCGGAGGCAGACAGCCCCCCACATCTTAAAGTCATTGCGGAAGCACCCGCATTGGCGTTAAGCGCATAAACCGCCATACCAAACCGGTCGATTATCAAGCGTATCGTTCCTCCGGGGTCACGAAAATGCCAAGACATGCGCATTCGTTAATCGCAGTCGTTGTTCTCATCGCAACATTCGTCGCTGGGTATTTCTCCGCTCCTTACATTGATCAGCGCCTCACCGATTTTTCGGCCGGAGCCCGATAAAATACTCGCCATCGCTTTTTTGTGATTTCTTCAAGAGAGAGCGTTTGCAAGCACAGTATTTCCTCCGCGACGTTTCTGGGCATGTTCTTCGAAGAAATCGACGTAGCCGATGTCATCGCTGGAGCAGTGATGGTCGACGGCAAGGATTTCGAAATGGCCAATAATCAACCGTCGTCCGTTGGGGCCGTCCGGCCACACAAAACTCACCGTCGTCTTCAGCACCGCATTCACGCTGACCGGATAACTTTTACTACCTCCTTTGGTGTCGAACAGATAAGCTTACCCGCTGCGATGCCGTTCCTCGTACTAGGAAGGCTTGATGTTTTCGTAGGACGGGGCCTCATATAGGAGGACTTCCATGACCACATACATCATGCTGGCAACCTGGACTGACCAGGGAATGCAAAACGCCAAGGACTCGCCGCGCCGCCTGGATTTGGCGAAAAAAGCCCTCAAGGACATGGACGGAGAGTTCAAGTCATTCTTCCTTACGATGGGCGACTTTGACTTCGTTGCGGTTTATGAAGCGCCGGACGATGCGATCGCCGCACGTTTCACTTTGCAATTGGGCCTCCTGGGAAACATTCGAACGCGCACGTTGAAAGCATTTCCCGAAGCAGCCTACCGGGAAATCATCACTTCGCTAGGCTAGTTGAGCGCCGGGCGCGCGCTTGGCATTTCTATCTATCCTGGTTGTCAGCTATGAAGTCCTCGTATGCGAGTTCAAGGCT includes:
- a CDS encoding GYD domain-containing protein, which gives rise to MTTYIMLATWTDQGMQNAKDSPRRLDLAKKALKDMDGEFKSFFLTMGDFDFVAVYEAPDDAIAARFTLQLGLLGNIRTRTLKAFPEAAYREIITSLG
- a CDS encoding HAD hydrolase-like protein — its product is METGLRGAPIGASAHARAYSFDIFDTFLLRACTTPDGVYERAFQLALGDRLPPEAALSYVQHRIQAEARARAAARETRKTIEVGIEDIYALFPFRLFGLDRMALQDLADAEFQAELELCRANLEVSKLYRTAQQDGQKVGFISDTYWSSEQLGMLLRHCAPGLTWDFLFASCEHGTGKSDKLFTRYLAGQGLDPSRATHIGDNPHADIKGARRHGIRTRFYPQATGSMFAQFQREDAAYQTLCLRHHSRLDAGARTLRRIVAANTPRRSPGFTLGVTTLGPVMNAFDAFIERKLAQLRRDGSTVQVAFLGRDGFLPHRIWSQPQHQAGFYIEINRRVSLIASATTIEPLVDLFKKIDSTKIDAATFEKIVKVLPDPVFQFFLRYRDGIATAKELAEALPTLLDQQQIARIAAATRAALLGYLRRQIPNFDTCTDLMLVDLGYSGSVQKSLRRIFDHEGINIRLHGTYLLSLDDSYDDIDPDDTASGFISDLTVSPHVKRIFLRNVAPLEQICCSDEGSVRDYRKSKVYREADLRSPEQLALVRDIQAGAIAFVNAAREHARHYRLEPFSDITPSANWSAAILGRLLLLPSDSELTLLGKLQHDVNLGTTTMAPMLDSKTLLQLETARGLPIACTAPAPPMWLAGSFNDITPAMGYLYALFGANRLPGDIFGDVKCSNIGIGLFGKDGSSAMERVAVYRNGMGDLRVRIPLTRAMNLETIAIPIAQIAREGILRGIYAQYGKSVQQAAANAQPEQLSADRMIAAGLDLSGKYYRAGNEDGCLLVKPGHLKSDVMILTVGISPLDATRSPRVEGNDEFEDALKADLLDPSPDNTTAQ
- a CDS encoding formyltransferase family protein, which translates into the protein MLKQIVLLTAQRGQQLAITQLMQAHNPSLSFRYALTGDDLQAIDPAVLVNARLIAFTSGTIVPRHILNALGHGAYNFHPGPPTYAGWAPAHFALYDGVEQFGATAHEMAAHVDAGPIVGVESFSIQQNIGVRELEQVAFIRLAFLFWRMSKELATHEAPLPTLPIHWSGTKSTRQMYIDMCRLPDDISKEEMARRIRAFSDDFRGIYPTITMHGFEFRCTQAATVERKPVAEADSPPHLKVIAEAPALALSA